Proteins encoded together in one Peribacillus asahii window:
- a CDS encoding long-chain fatty acid--CoA ligase, which yields MLTNHYKFWPRIPTSLTLPQTSLYDNLSVTTKRYPDKTALIFYGTTITYKTLHDEVIALAGFLQQAFEVQKGEKVLLFMQNSPQFIAAYYAINRADAVVVPINPMLTASELEFYIKDCEIQTAIIGQELYDQVAPLLQSTTLNNLVIAAYSDYLTANEVIHLPKEVAEPRKSFEGNQHVYWQDAIAANYVPTAHTVDANSLAVIPYTSGTTGLPKGCMHPNKTVQANILGSFHFSRPTPNTIHLMTLPLFHVTGMVQSMHTPIYTGSTIVIMTRWDREHALEFIRLYKCTHWVTISTMLVDFLSNPNLGAEDVASFLSISGGGATLPEAIGQKLLELTGIRFVEGYGLSETIAQTHVNPPDRPKLQCLGVPTFDVDSRIIDPATGKELGANEVGEIVTHGPQIMTGYYNREEENKHAFIELDGKSFFRTGDIGRYDEEGYFFIVDRVKRMINASGYKVWPTEIESFLYKHPAVKQACVVGVPDARRGETVKAFVILQDEYVGRISEGEIKQWAKEHMAAYKYPRIIEFKQSFPTTSSGKILWRKLQEDELSKLENA from the coding sequence ATGCTTACTAATCATTACAAATTTTGGCCAAGAATTCCGACCTCATTAACTCTGCCACAAACTTCTCTGTACGATAACCTCTCTGTTACTACTAAAAGATATCCAGATAAAACGGCGTTAATTTTTTATGGAACCACCATAACCTATAAAACATTGCATGATGAAGTAATTGCTCTAGCGGGTTTTTTGCAACAAGCATTTGAAGTGCAAAAGGGTGAGAAAGTATTGCTATTTATGCAAAATTCTCCTCAGTTTATTGCTGCGTACTATGCTATTAATCGTGCAGATGCCGTTGTTGTTCCGATTAACCCTATGTTAACGGCTTCAGAGCTTGAATTTTATATAAAAGATTGTGAGATTCAAACGGCCATCATCGGTCAAGAACTCTATGATCAAGTAGCTCCTTTATTACAATCTACAACATTAAACAATCTTGTTATTGCAGCTTATTCAGATTATCTTACGGCTAACGAAGTGATTCATTTGCCAAAAGAAGTAGCAGAGCCGCGAAAAAGTTTTGAGGGAAATCAGCATGTTTACTGGCAGGATGCCATTGCAGCTAATTATGTACCAACTGCTCATACAGTAGATGCGAATAGTTTAGCGGTAATCCCTTATACGTCTGGCACCACAGGTTTGCCAAAAGGGTGTATGCATCCGAATAAAACGGTTCAAGCCAATATTCTCGGTTCATTTCATTTTTCCAGACCAACACCCAATACAATTCATTTAATGACGCTTCCTCTCTTTCACGTCACAGGAATGGTTCAAAGTATGCATACGCCTATTTATACGGGAAGTACGATTGTCATTATGACGAGATGGGATCGTGAGCATGCGCTTGAATTCATTCGATTGTATAAATGTACGCATTGGGTGACGATTAGTACGATGTTAGTCGATTTTTTATCGAATCCAAATTTGGGGGCCGAAGATGTAGCTTCTTTCCTCTCCATTTCAGGCGGCGGTGCAACTTTACCAGAAGCGATAGGTCAAAAATTGTTGGAGTTAACGGGTATTCGATTTGTAGAAGGGTATGGACTATCTGAAACGATTGCCCAGACACATGTTAATCCGCCAGATCGACCAAAGCTCCAATGTTTAGGTGTGCCAACTTTCGATGTGGATTCAAGAATTATCGATCCTGCGACGGGGAAAGAGCTTGGTGCAAATGAAGTAGGAGAAATCGTTACACATGGACCACAAATTATGACTGGCTATTATAACCGTGAAGAAGAAAATAAACACGCTTTTATTGAGCTGGATGGCAAGTCCTTTTTTAGAACAGGGGATATCGGTCGTTATGATGAGGAAGGGTACTTTTTCATTGTTGATCGTGTAAAACGAATGATTAATGCGTCCGGCTATAAAGTATGGCCGACCGAAATTGAATCGTTTCTTTATAAACATCCAGCTGTTAAACAAGCATGTGTTGTCGGTGTCCCGGATGCAAGAAGAGGAGAAACGGTGAAGGCTTTCGTCATCTTACAAGATGAATATGTTGGTAGAATTAGTGAGGGTGAAATTAAACAATGGGCAAAAGAGCATATGGCTGCGTATAAATATCCTCGAATTATTGAGTTCAAGCAAAGTTTTCCGACTACAAGCAGCGGCAAAATTCTTTGGAGAAAGCTTCAAGAAGATGAGTTGTCCAAATTAGAAAACGCCTAA
- a CDS encoding branched-chain amino acid ABC transporter permease has protein sequence MDILIQQLFNGLTIGSVYSLVALGLTLVYGILHIPNFAHGALYMMGGYMTFTMMTKFGFHYWLAILIAVVAVGLLGVLMERFVFHPLRNAPPLHDKIAAIGILLFLESFAQLVWGGDYLTMPTPYNQVVSIFGLTFTMQRLLIIVAAIVIMIALNLFLKKTFTGATIIAMSQNREGANLVGINTTKVAMLTFLISGGLAALASSLASPINLVFPGMGHLVILKAFVIIILGGMGSIPGAILGGYILGFSESLGATYISNDYKDIIAFILLVLILTIKPTGLFVKGGHT, from the coding sequence GTGGATATTCTTATACAACAGTTATTTAATGGGCTAACCATTGGAAGCGTTTACAGTTTGGTCGCATTAGGCTTAACGTTAGTATATGGTATTTTGCACATTCCTAATTTTGCACATGGGGCCTTATATATGATGGGCGGGTATATGACCTTTACGATGATGACGAAGTTCGGCTTTCATTATTGGCTAGCGATTCTCATTGCTGTTGTGGCTGTAGGTCTGCTTGGTGTGTTAATGGAGCGGTTTGTGTTTCATCCACTAAGAAACGCTCCTCCATTACATGATAAAATCGCTGCAATTGGAATTCTCTTGTTTCTTGAATCCTTTGCCCAATTAGTATGGGGTGGGGATTATTTAACGATGCCTACACCATATAACCAAGTGGTTTCGATTTTCGGCTTAACCTTTACAATGCAACGTTTGTTAATTATTGTCGCTGCAATCGTTATTATGATTGCTCTAAATTTGTTCTTAAAAAAGACGTTCACAGGGGCAACGATTATTGCAATGTCGCAAAATCGAGAAGGAGCGAATTTAGTTGGGATCAATACAACAAAAGTGGCGATGCTGACATTTCTTATCTCAGGTGGGCTGGCAGCACTTGCTTCCTCACTGGCCTCACCAATTAATCTTGTTTTTCCAGGTATGGGGCACTTAGTAATCCTAAAGGCTTTTGTCATTATCATTTTGGGTGGGATGGGCAGTATTCCTGGAGCCATTCTAGGTGGTTATATTTTAGGATTTAGCGAAAGCTTAGGTGCAACCTATATTTCGAATGATTATAAAGATATTATTGCCTTCATACTTCTCGTGCTGATTTTAACAATCAAACCAACGGGATTATTTGTTAAGGGGGGACATACATGA
- a CDS encoding branched-chain amino acid ABC transporter permease, which produces MTSIFNKRNSIIFFVLLSLIFPTVVPNDYFLYLMTTAFIWVIAVSGLNILAGYTGYLSLAHAGFFAIGAYSLGLLTVKAEMNYWIAFVLTLGITSLIGLFVGLIALRTKEHFFAIYTLCVGYIIYLVIDKWEGLTGGVRGLIGIPTPANIGPIAFDSVHSQYYLVLFFMLLSLLIIYRIVHSLTGRTFIAIRNSEQLATTIGVSTMKNKLLAFVLSTFFAGMSGALYASVIRFIGPEIAYTSVMFDLLMYLLVGGIGTISGPAVGAIVIVWVSQQLQFLQEYRMLIFGPLLTLIIIFYPRGIVGAFISLKTRAQAKKRKVPIVNESLTPTKKQIEEG; this is translated from the coding sequence ATGACTTCAATCTTCAATAAAAGAAACAGTATCATTTTCTTTGTCCTTCTTTCTCTTATCTTTCCAACTGTTGTTCCAAACGACTATTTTCTATATTTAATGACAACGGCTTTTATATGGGTTATTGCCGTATCTGGTTTAAATATACTTGCTGGCTATACAGGCTATTTATCGTTAGCACATGCTGGTTTCTTTGCTATCGGAGCTTATTCTCTAGGTCTGCTGACCGTTAAGGCTGAAATGAATTATTGGATCGCCTTTGTTTTAACATTAGGGATTACTTCGCTGATTGGATTATTTGTTGGCTTAATTGCTTTACGAACAAAGGAACATTTTTTCGCTATTTACACATTATGTGTCGGTTATATTATTTATTTGGTCATTGATAAGTGGGAAGGGCTAACAGGGGGAGTTCGTGGCTTAATTGGCATCCCTACACCAGCGAATATAGGACCGATTGCTTTTGATAGTGTACATTCCCAATATTATTTAGTGTTGTTTTTCATGCTTCTTTCTCTGTTGATTATTTATCGAATTGTTCATTCTTTAACGGGAAGAACATTTATTGCTATTCGAAATAGTGAGCAGTTAGCGACAACAATTGGGGTTTCAACGATGAAAAATAAATTGCTTGCGTTTGTATTGTCTACTTTTTTTGCAGGGATGTCTGGGGCCTTGTATGCCTCAGTGATTCGGTTTATTGGTCCGGAAATTGCTTATACGTCTGTAATGTTTGATTTGCTTATGTATCTTTTAGTAGGTGGGATTGGTACCATTTCCGGACCGGCTGTTGGAGCGATTGTCATTGTTTGGGTTTCACAACAGCTACAATTTTTACAAGAATATCGCATGCTTATATTCGGTCCTCTTTTAACGCTCATTATTATTTTTTATCCACGGGGCATTGTGGGGGCTTTCATCAGTCTAAAGACTAGAGCGCAAGCAAAAAAGAGGAAAGTTCCCATCGTTAATGAGTCATTGACACCAACGAAAAAACAAATAGAGGAGGGATGA
- a CDS encoding ABC transporter ATP-binding protein, translated as MYLETKQLTKRFGGLVAVNHVDFSIEKGKINAIIGPNGAGKSTFFNLISSFHPPTSGQVIFKGTDITTLPANQIAKLGISRTFQTTNLFEQATVLDNVMVGHRLRTESNLFDAIFRTKRLKREEKQCREKAMEVLTFVGLQNITHKMITNISQEEKKRVAFALALATDPEIIFLDEPAAGVNPDETEGLAELMQKMVDYGLTVCLIEHKMQMVMKLAQKIMVLNYGEKIAEGTPDEIKNNEAVIKAYLGGSAIA; from the coding sequence ATGTATTTAGAAACAAAACAGTTAACGAAGAGATTTGGTGGGTTAGTAGCGGTGAATCATGTTGATTTTTCGATTGAAAAAGGGAAAATCAATGCGATTATTGGTCCGAATGGAGCCGGGAAATCGACTTTCTTTAACTTGATTAGTAGTTTTCATCCTCCGACATCTGGACAAGTAATATTTAAGGGGACTGATATTACGACACTGCCAGCTAATCAAATTGCTAAATTAGGGATATCACGAACGTTTCAAACAACGAATCTTTTTGAACAAGCAACTGTTTTAGATAACGTTATGGTTGGTCATCGCTTACGAACAGAGTCGAATTTGTTTGATGCCATTTTTAGAACAAAGCGCTTGAAGCGCGAAGAGAAGCAATGCAGGGAAAAAGCGATGGAGGTGCTCACCTTTGTTGGGTTACAAAATATTACACATAAAATGATTACCAATATCTCGCAAGAAGAGAAAAAAAGAGTGGCCTTTGCTTTAGCTCTCGCAACAGACCCGGAAATTATCTTTCTGGATGAACCGGCAGCGGGAGTGAATCCGGATGAAACAGAGGGACTAGCCGAGTTAATGCAGAAGATGGTCGATTATGGTTTAACTGTTTGTCTGATTGAACATAAAATGCAAATGGTGATGAAATTAGCTCAGAAGATTATGGTATTGAATTATGGTGAAAAAATTGCAGAAGGAACGCCAGATGAGATTAAAAATAATGAAGCGGTCATCAAAGCGTATCTAGGAGGGAGTGCGATTGCTTAG
- a CDS encoding ABC transporter ATP-binding protein yields MLRLQDVSIKHGEFTAISNVNIEVKSGEIVVLLGANGAGKSTSFRAISGLSKPHQGDILFQGCSILKLSADKIVQAGIVQCSEGRNLFSAMSVQENLQMGAYIHRRKKQQIKQSLEHVYELFPILHEKRHDAAGSLSGGQQQMLAIGRALMSKPKLMMLDEPSVGLAPLIVEQMFAVIQQINQEGMTILLAEQNANAALKIASKGYVFENGSIVTEGTREQLLANDRIRKAYIGA; encoded by the coding sequence TTGCTTAGACTACAAGATGTTTCGATTAAACATGGCGAATTCACAGCGATTTCAAATGTGAATATCGAGGTGAAGTCCGGTGAGATTGTTGTTTTGCTAGGAGCGAATGGAGCTGGAAAAAGTACGTCATTTCGGGCGATAAGCGGCTTAAGTAAACCGCATCAAGGAGATATTCTTTTTCAAGGCTGTTCTATCCTGAAACTTTCTGCTGATAAAATTGTACAAGCTGGTATCGTTCAATGCTCGGAAGGAAGGAATTTATTTTCTGCGATGAGTGTACAAGAAAACTTGCAAATGGGTGCCTATATTCATCGGAGAAAAAAACAACAAATTAAACAGTCGCTGGAACATGTATATGAATTATTTCCGATCCTTCATGAAAAGCGCCATGATGCAGCGGGATCATTAAGTGGGGGCCAGCAACAAATGCTCGCAATTGGACGTGCATTAATGTCTAAGCCAAAGCTAATGATGCTGGATGAACCTTCTGTTGGATTAGCGCCGCTTATTGTTGAGCAAATGTTTGCTGTTATTCAGCAAATCAATCAGGAAGGCATGACGATTTTACTTGCGGAACAAAATGCGAATGCGGCTTTAAAAATCGCTTCAAAAGGTTATGTATTTGAAAATGGTTCGATTGTAACAGAGGGAACGCGAGAACAGCTGCTTGCGAATGATCGTATACGTAAAGCTTACATCGGTGCTTAA
- a CDS encoding ABC transporter substrate-binding protein gives MKRFKGLFLLSVIVMLVFVTACSDSTTGGSSGKDGEKGVVNIGYSGPLSGAAAFYGERTLNGLKMAAEEINDEGGFEVNGKTYTINLVPLDDKYLPNETASNAKRLVQEHKTPIIFTPHSGGVLALQVFNEVDNFIIGAYTSEPSVTEEGNKLTVQIPPKYDGYVEPFTNYAMERFGNKIAALPTSSQYGKDWTETLLPYWKKQGGEVVYESSINFAKDTDFFTVITNALKKKPDVLFIGGASEPTAKVAKQARELGFKGGFIVMDQAKLDEMKKITGSYEVLEGAVGVLPLIYSKAPGVPSFKEKYNAKYKENPGSEAGIHYIGLHAFVEAMKAAGTVDDSKKIYEHVQDGLDAIPEERKTYLVPKITEAGSFDYELHFGVVEDGEIKEMEAE, from the coding sequence ATGAAACGATTTAAAGGTTTGTTTTTACTCAGTGTAATTGTTATGTTAGTATTTGTAACCGCGTGCAGTGACTCAACAACAGGTGGTTCATCTGGAAAAGACGGTGAAAAAGGGGTCGTCAATATTGGGTATAGTGGTCCGCTTAGCGGGGCTGCCGCTTTTTATGGAGAACGAACATTAAATGGTTTAAAAATGGCTGCTGAAGAAATTAACGATGAAGGCGGATTTGAAGTGAATGGGAAGACATATACGATTAATCTTGTGCCATTAGATGATAAATATCTCCCTAATGAAACGGCTTCCAATGCAAAACGATTAGTTCAAGAGCATAAGACACCGATTATTTTTACACCACATAGCGGTGGAGTATTAGCCCTGCAAGTATTTAATGAAGTCGATAACTTTATTATTGGTGCTTATACATCTGAACCAAGTGTAACAGAAGAAGGCAACAAATTAACGGTACAAATTCCCCCTAAATATGATGGATATGTAGAGCCGTTTACAAACTATGCGATGGAGCGATTTGGTAACAAAATCGCGGCATTGCCAACTAGTTCACAGTACGGAAAAGATTGGACAGAAACCTTATTACCTTATTGGAAGAAACAAGGTGGAGAGGTTGTCTATGAGTCTTCGATTAACTTTGCGAAAGATACAGATTTCTTTACAGTGATTACGAATGCGCTGAAGAAGAAACCAGATGTTCTTTTTATCGGTGGTGCGTCCGAGCCAACGGCCAAAGTAGCTAAACAAGCACGAGAACTTGGCTTTAAAGGTGGATTCATCGTCATGGATCAAGCAAAACTAGATGAAATGAAAAAAATAACGGGTTCCTATGAAGTACTAGAAGGTGCAGTAGGCGTATTGCCTCTTATTTATTCAAAAGCACCCGGGGTTCCAAGTTTTAAAGAAAAATATAATGCTAAATATAAAGAAAATCCAGGATCAGAAGCAGGTATTCATTATATAGGTTTACATGCATTTGTTGAAGCAATGAAAGCAGCAGGAACTGTAGATGATTCGAAAAAAATATATGAACATGTCCAAGATGGATTGGATGCCATTCCAGAAGAAAGAAAAACATACCTTGTTCCGAAGATTACAGAAGCAGGTTCATTTGATTATGAATTACACTTTGGTGTCGTTGAAGATGGAGAAATCAAGGAGATGGAAGCTGAATAA
- a CDS encoding LysR family transcriptional regulator has protein sequence MELRQLRYFIEVAEREHVTSAAEHLHVAQSAISLQITKLEAELGVTLFERVGRNIKLTEIGKIFLTHAKSAIKAIDYAKEKIDEYLSPESGTIKIGYPTSLANHLLPTVISAFKAKQPNVSYHLRQGSYAFLIDSVKNGDIGLALLGPVPTNEIDLETHILFSEGISALVPSSHPLAERESLVLSDLRNDDFVLFPKGYVLHQIAFNACEQAGFIPHITAEGEDMDAIKGLVSAGIGVSLLPDGTLYNTTPPSTVKIKIDTPQVKRTVGIITSKHRELAPTEKVFYEFVKKFFSMLEQYQ, from the coding sequence ATGGAACTACGACAATTACGTTATTTTATAGAAGTTGCTGAACGAGAGCATGTTACATCCGCTGCAGAACATCTGCATGTAGCTCAATCAGCCATCAGTCTTCAGATTACGAAGCTCGAAGCAGAACTCGGTGTAACATTGTTTGAACGAGTTGGAAGAAATATTAAATTAACGGAAATCGGAAAGATTTTTTTAACGCATGCGAAATCAGCGATTAAAGCGATCGATTATGCTAAAGAAAAAATTGATGAATACTTATCTCCAGAAAGCGGAACCATTAAAATCGGCTATCCAACAAGCCTTGCTAATCACTTGCTGCCAACCGTTATTTCCGCTTTCAAAGCAAAACAACCAAACGTTTCTTACCATTTGCGACAAGGTTCTTATGCCTTTTTAATTGATTCTGTTAAAAATGGCGATATTGGTTTAGCACTTCTTGGACCTGTCCCAACAAACGAAATTGATTTGGAAACGCATATTTTATTCTCAGAGGGTATTTCCGCTTTAGTTCCTTCTAGCCATCCTTTGGCTGAAAGAGAAAGCCTAGTGCTTAGCGATTTACGAAATGATGACTTCGTATTATTCCCAAAAGGTTATGTTCTTCACCAGATTGCCTTTAATGCATGTGAACAAGCAGGCTTTATACCGCATATTACGGCGGAGGGAGAGGATATGGATGCGATAAAAGGGCTCGTTTCAGCCGGCATCGGCGTTAGCCTTTTACCTGATGGAACGCTTTATAATACAACTCCTCCCTCTACAGTAAAAATAAAAATCGATACACCGCAAGTAAAACGAACTGTTGGAATCATTACTTCTAAACATAGAGAACTAGCACCAACCGAAAAAGTATTTTATGAGTTTGTCAAAAAATTCTTCTCCATGCTGGAGCAGTATCAGTAA